The following coding sequences lie in one Myxococcus xanthus genomic window:
- a CDS encoding bifunctional metallophosphatase/5'-nucleotidase has protein sequence MRFPAWARALRTTSFCLVGACSLLTACDSSEEPGPGNEPPPDTTPRTLTLLQTSDLHTNIFPWDYFSGKPDAKRGVAKVATLVKQEREKNPDCTLLVDTGDTIQGSPLGTYYALVDNTPQHPMAAAMNEMGYAAMALGNHEFNFGLDVLNKFKSEVNFPLLGANVRNSADGSEAFTPYIIKTVCDVKVGILGLVTPGVTTWERAENIAGLRFDDPLQTAKDYVPRMKDAGADVVVVAIHSGPDRQPTGSASNPESWLADYADDSKWADRGNLPGENQAVQIAQQVPGVDVLLTGHTHQPIPKMLLRNVDGSEVLLTQPNRWGSHLADVQLQVTWDGGRWGVNTHDAQLHVVDDTVAADAAVTQSTQVHHDTTVAYVNQKIGTTTGVFPGGFAGRYVDGPLGDLINIVQEQAALEAGFAVDLSLGAIFTNDVSLPEGDVTLRDAYSVYIYDNTLYVMEINGSILRRAVEMNANYFATIDPDNLPPTPAAAKATSPSIADYNWDLYSHIEYGYDLTKPAGSRTTHLRFKGNEVTDDQVFIVAINNYRAGGGGGYSMFKEGRVLWTSADGVRDYVARYLQQNQGLSPDAVNTCNFTLGPDLYTPYYAATFGPAKCLTVE, from the coding sequence ATGCGTTTTCCTGCCTGGGCGCGCGCGTTGCGCACGACTTCCTTCTGTCTCGTGGGTGCCTGCTCGCTGTTGACGGCCTGCGATTCCAGCGAAGAACCAGGGCCCGGCAACGAGCCCCCGCCCGACACCACCCCTCGTACGCTGACGCTGCTGCAGACGAGCGACCTGCACACGAACATCTTCCCGTGGGACTACTTCTCCGGGAAGCCCGACGCGAAGCGAGGCGTCGCCAAGGTGGCCACGCTCGTCAAGCAGGAGCGGGAGAAGAACCCGGACTGCACGCTGCTCGTCGACACCGGCGACACCATCCAGGGCTCGCCGCTGGGCACCTACTATGCCCTGGTGGACAACACGCCCCAGCATCCCATGGCCGCCGCCATGAACGAGATGGGCTATGCCGCCATGGCCCTGGGCAACCACGAGTTCAACTTCGGCCTGGACGTCCTCAACAAGTTCAAGAGCGAGGTCAACTTCCCACTGCTCGGAGCCAACGTGCGCAACTCCGCGGACGGCTCCGAGGCCTTCACGCCCTACATCATCAAGACGGTGTGTGACGTGAAGGTCGGCATCCTCGGCCTGGTGACGCCTGGCGTGACGACGTGGGAGCGCGCGGAGAACATCGCCGGCCTGCGCTTCGATGACCCGCTTCAGACGGCGAAGGACTACGTGCCGCGGATGAAGGACGCCGGCGCGGACGTCGTGGTGGTGGCCATCCACAGCGGTCCCGACCGGCAGCCGACCGGCAGCGCGAGCAACCCTGAATCGTGGCTGGCCGACTACGCGGATGATTCGAAGTGGGCGGACCGGGGCAACCTCCCGGGAGAGAACCAGGCCGTCCAGATTGCCCAGCAGGTCCCCGGCGTGGATGTCCTCCTCACGGGCCACACGCACCAGCCCATTCCGAAGATGCTGCTGCGGAACGTGGACGGGAGCGAGGTCCTCCTCACGCAGCCCAACCGCTGGGGCAGCCACCTGGCCGACGTCCAGCTCCAGGTCACCTGGGATGGCGGGCGATGGGGCGTGAACACCCATGACGCCCAACTCCACGTCGTGGACGACACGGTGGCGGCGGATGCCGCCGTCACCCAGAGCACCCAGGTCCACCACGACACGACGGTCGCCTACGTGAACCAGAAGATTGGCACCACCACCGGCGTGTTCCCGGGCGGCTTCGCCGGACGCTACGTGGACGGCCCACTGGGGGACCTCATCAACATCGTGCAGGAGCAGGCCGCGCTCGAAGCCGGTTTCGCCGTGGACCTGTCCCTGGGCGCCATCTTCACCAACGATGTCTCGCTGCCCGAGGGAGACGTCACCCTGCGCGATGCCTACAGCGTCTACATCTACGACAACACGCTGTACGTGATGGAGATCAACGGCTCCATCCTCCGGCGCGCGGTGGAGATGAACGCCAACTACTTCGCCACGATTGACCCGGACAACCTGCCCCCGACGCCCGCGGCGGCGAAGGCCACCTCGCCCTCCATCGCGGACTACAACTGGGACCTCTACTCGCACATCGAATACGGCTACGACCTGACGAAGCCCGCGGGCTCGCGGACCACGCACCTGCGCTTCAAGGGCAATGAAGTCACCGATGACCAGGTCTTCATCGTCGCCATCAACAACTACCGCGCGGGCGGTGGTGGCGGCTACAGCATGTTCAAGGAAGGCCGTGTGCTGTGGACGTCCGCGGATGGCGTGCGGGACTACGTCGCGCGCTACCTGCAGCAGAACCAGGGGCTGTCGCCGGACGCGGTGAACACCTGCAACTTCACGCTCGGGCCCGACCTCTACACGCCGTACTACGCGGCCACGTTCGGCCCGGCGAAGTGCCTGACCGTGGAGTAG
- a CDS encoding B12-binding domain-containing radical SAM protein: protein MEHPEGPGGRTSSSDAHAPGSPSHPSGRTKPPRTAWARGGRSAESARGCKFKCTFCSTRFLGSWRGVSAGNFVDRLERLHPYLKRTRYKVFSIIDDLYTLDIQRVADVTRELKRRGMKIQATLDARATDVIRGEVCEALAPITNHMLIGAECGYDEGLKKIAKGCTTKVLERAAAMLQEVGLSHKCVCSFVIGFPFETREDCLRTIEFASKLLVKYNVRVYLQRYNTIPGSAIWEELAGKGLVSIGLFHEPTVDFPSHGVLENGARRSPRGRATWPGSWGCGVASPAPRGRE, encoded by the coding sequence ATGGAACATCCGGAAGGTCCGGGGGGGCGTACCAGTTCCAGTGACGCTCATGCCCCAGGTTCGCCCAGCCATCCGTCAGGGAGAACGAAGCCACCGCGAACAGCGTGGGCCAGAGGGGGGCGGTCAGCCGAGTCCGCCCGGGGCTGCAAGTTCAAGTGCACGTTCTGCTCCACCAGGTTCCTCGGGAGCTGGCGGGGCGTGTCCGCGGGCAACTTCGTGGACCGGTTGGAGCGGCTTCATCCCTACCTCAAGCGCACGCGCTACAAGGTCTTCAGCATCATCGATGACCTCTACACGCTGGACATCCAGCGGGTCGCCGACGTCACCCGCGAGCTCAAGCGCCGCGGCATGAAAATCCAGGCCACCCTGGATGCCCGCGCCACGGATGTCATCCGGGGTGAGGTCTGCGAAGCCCTGGCCCCCATCACCAACCACATGCTCATCGGCGCCGAGTGTGGCTACGACGAGGGCCTGAAGAAGATTGCCAAGGGCTGCACGACGAAGGTGCTCGAGCGGGCCGCGGCCATGCTTCAGGAGGTGGGGCTCTCCCACAAGTGTGTGTGCTCGTTCGTCATCGGCTTCCCGTTCGAGACGCGCGAGGACTGCCTGCGGACCATCGAGTTCGCCTCGAAGCTGCTCGTCAAATACAACGTCCGCGTCTACCTGCAGAGGTACAACACCATTCCTGGCTCGGCCATCTGGGAGGAGCTGGCGGGCAAGGGCCTGGTGTCCATTGGGTTGTTCCATGAGCCGACGGTGGACTTCCCGTCGCATGGGGTGCTGGAGAATGGCGCGCGCCGGAGTCCCCGCGGCAGAGCGACGTGGCCGGGCTCGTGGGGCTGCGGCGTGGCAAGTCCCGCGCCGCGGGGGCGGGAGTAG
- a CDS encoding carbonic anhydrase, which produces MSRFRAVSVRALQGALVSSVCLASSALAQDLRGTPAPVFLSGEDAHWGYSQTVSPQHWGELPGNALCAAGLDQSPIALVTAETDRQHHLDVPSFHYGASRVRMTNNGHTVQFTYDAGSTLQVGGNTYHLAQFHFHTPSEHTKDGVEYPLEVHLVHTDAHGTPALVVGVLIKEGLVHPGLLTAFRNLPKHAGEHSQPLSALINASSLLPFNKAFYKYVGSLTTPPCTEGLQWYVMKNPIEMSDSQIAAFQRLPYLNPNNRPLQPLNGRVVSAQRRH; this is translated from the coding sequence ATGTCTCGTTTTCGCGCTGTCTCAGTGCGCGCCCTCCAGGGCGCGTTGGTGTCATCCGTTTGCCTTGCTTCAAGCGCCCTCGCCCAGGACCTCCGCGGGACCCCGGCCCCGGTCTTCCTGAGCGGAGAGGACGCGCATTGGGGTTATTCACAGACGGTCAGCCCGCAGCACTGGGGCGAACTCCCGGGCAATGCGTTGTGCGCGGCGGGACTGGACCAGTCCCCCATCGCGCTGGTGACGGCGGAGACGGACCGGCAGCATCACCTGGACGTCCCCAGCTTCCATTACGGCGCCAGCCGCGTGCGCATGACGAACAACGGCCACACCGTGCAGTTCACCTATGACGCCGGCAGCACCCTCCAGGTGGGTGGCAACACGTATCACCTGGCGCAGTTCCATTTCCATACGCCCAGCGAGCACACGAAGGACGGCGTGGAGTACCCGCTCGAAGTGCACCTGGTGCACACCGACGCCCATGGCACGCCGGCCCTGGTCGTGGGCGTGCTCATCAAGGAGGGCCTCGTGCACCCGGGGCTGCTCACCGCCTTCCGGAATCTGCCCAAGCACGCCGGTGAGCACAGCCAGCCCCTGTCCGCGCTCATCAACGCCAGCTCGCTGCTCCCGTTCAACAAGGCGTTCTACAAGTACGTCGGCTCACTCACCACGCCCCCGTGCACCGAAGGGCTCCAGTGGTATGTGATGAAGAACCCCATCGAGATGTCGGACTCGCAGATTGCCGCGTTCCAGCGTCTGCCCTACCTCAACCCGAACAACCGCCCGCTGCAGCCACTGAACGGCCGCGTCGTGAGCGCGCAACGCAGGCACTGA
- a CDS encoding peptidoglycan-binding domain-containing protein → MDSAVEPCPLQQKVRIRLVVRNHDFGVYTHKKYRLTIGSASIDGNTGDRGMVDQLVPKEARKAVLKVWLAEGLPPRTWNLELGKLKPPSTAQGVQARLSNLGFEQGPVDGDAGAETRQALMAFQADFGIEPSGELDDGTRSRIDAVYRSRQEAPSLEGVWRPKPGKRFKRSKDRTANPPVPGVRDK, encoded by the coding sequence GTGGACTCGGCGGTGGAGCCCTGCCCTCTCCAACAAAAGGTGCGAATCCGCCTGGTGGTGCGGAATCACGACTTTGGCGTGTACACCCACAAGAAGTACCGGCTGACCATCGGCTCGGCATCCATCGACGGAAACACGGGCGACCGTGGCATGGTCGACCAGTTGGTCCCCAAGGAGGCACGCAAGGCGGTCCTCAAGGTGTGGCTCGCCGAAGGGCTCCCGCCGCGTACGTGGAACCTCGAGTTGGGCAAGCTCAAGCCCCCATCCACCGCCCAAGGCGTACAGGCACGATTGAGCAACCTCGGGTTCGAACAGGGCCCTGTAGACGGCGACGCGGGCGCCGAAACGCGACAGGCCCTCATGGCCTTCCAAGCGGACTTTGGCATTGAGCCAAGTGGCGAGCTTGACGACGGTACCCGGTCGCGCATCGACGCGGTCTACCGGTCGCGCCAGGAGGCGCCCTCACTCGAGGGCGTCTGGCGTCCGAAACCAGGCAAACGATTCAAGCGTTCAAAGGATCGCACGGCGAATCCGCCGGTTCCCGGTGTCCGCGATAAATAG
- a CDS encoding invertase recombinase-like protein, with protein MTPDAGQTRPDAGGETPDAGGETPDAGEEAPDAGEETPDAGSETPDAGEEIPDAGGETPDAGEEIPDAGSETPDAGEEIPDAGSETPDAGSETPDAGVEPGGSVIDNWGFEEWPGALPEMWLGSKSNITSDSVQKVTTNAFEGVNAVRLTNTSGTHRRFTTGAKSMPAGRYACTFQARGIGDVRNAFFDDDYSSYSSYTAVNSATWTQVAYSFNLANNVFDTFELIFSIRNTSGEHLSIDDVRCTRAAEPCDDVSCESWERCVNATATCEPLAGRCNAAEDCSEWQACDETNTCVVAADRCTRHADCAGTPETPVCDTASHLCVEGDPCAGVVCNHPATSCNPTSGVCELSAGACFTTYDCVGELPACDTATGRCVSADHPANIIRNGGFESWNTYNIPYHGNHLIPDYWYGLDNGVADPGTEIRPSRLVRYTAAVHGGSSALQFVVPIQVAERFTLEKFNVPSGNYSCSYRVRGHGTIRHRSYSSAGWSPATDFLTVDSDEWQPVFFRITGNVRDWRLFFYPSRSEADRDHLQVDDVVCTKD; from the coding sequence GTGACTCCTGACGCCGGCCAGACGCGACCGGACGCGGGCGGCGAAACGCCGGACGCGGGCGGCGAAACGCCGGACGCGGGGGAAGAGGCGCCTGACGCCGGTGAGGAAACGCCGGACGCCGGCAGCGAGACGCCGGACGCGGGCGAGGAAATCCCGGACGCCGGCGGCGAGACGCCGGACGCGGGCGAGGAAATCCCGGACGCTGGCAGTGAGACGCCGGACGCGGGCGAGGAAATCCCGGACGCTGGCAGTGAGACGCCGGACGCCGGCAGTGAGACGCCTGACGCGGGTGTGGAGCCCGGGGGGAGCGTCATCGACAACTGGGGCTTCGAAGAGTGGCCCGGTGCGCTTCCGGAGATGTGGCTCGGGAGCAAGTCGAACATCACGTCGGACAGCGTGCAGAAGGTGACCACGAACGCCTTCGAGGGCGTGAACGCCGTCCGCCTGACCAACACTTCGGGGACGCACCGGCGCTTCACCACCGGAGCGAAGTCGATGCCCGCGGGCCGCTACGCCTGCACCTTCCAGGCGCGGGGCATTGGCGACGTTCGAAACGCCTTCTTCGACGACGACTACTCCAGCTACTCGTCCTACACGGCCGTCAACAGCGCGACGTGGACGCAGGTGGCGTACAGCTTCAACCTCGCCAACAACGTCTTCGACACCTTCGAGCTCATCTTCAGCATCCGCAACACCAGCGGCGAGCACCTGAGCATCGATGACGTGCGCTGCACGCGGGCCGCCGAGCCGTGTGACGATGTCAGCTGCGAGTCCTGGGAGCGCTGCGTGAATGCCACCGCGACCTGCGAGCCGCTCGCCGGCCGGTGCAACGCTGCCGAGGACTGCAGCGAGTGGCAAGCCTGCGACGAGACGAACACGTGCGTGGTCGCCGCCGACCGCTGCACCCGCCACGCGGATTGCGCGGGGACGCCGGAGACGCCGGTCTGCGATACGGCCAGCCACCTCTGCGTCGAGGGCGACCCTTGCGCCGGCGTCGTGTGCAATCACCCGGCGACGAGCTGCAACCCCACGAGCGGCGTGTGCGAGCTGTCCGCGGGAGCCTGCTTCACCACGTACGACTGCGTGGGTGAGCTGCCGGCCTGCGACACGGCGACCGGACGCTGCGTGTCCGCCGACCACCCCGCGAACATCATCCGCAATGGTGGGTTCGAGAGCTGGAACACCTACAACATCCCCTACCACGGCAACCATCTCATCCCGGACTACTGGTACGGGCTCGACAACGGCGTCGCCGACCCGGGCACGGAAATCAGGCCCTCGCGACTCGTGCGCTACACGGCGGCGGTGCATGGCGGTTCGTCGGCGCTGCAGTTCGTGGTCCCCATCCAGGTCGCCGAGCGCTTCACGCTCGAGAAGTTCAACGTCCCCAGCGGCAACTACTCCTGCTCGTACCGGGTGCGGGGCCACGGCACCATCCGGCATCGCAGCTACTCGAGCGCCGGCTGGAGCCCGGCCACCGACTTCCTCACCGTCGACAGCGACGAGTGGCAGCCGGTGTTCTTCCGCATCACGGGCAACGTGCGTGACTGGCGCCTGTTCTTCTATCCGAGCCGCAGTGAAGCCGACCGCGACCACCTCCAGGTCGACGACGTCGTCTGCACGAAGGACTAG
- a CDS encoding Ig-like domain-containing protein: MKFRACALALVALFLSACGSDVENTPGVPAPPRVTVTTPVSGFESDDAVVRLTGRVNAPGTLADLTARLNDGEAVPVDATAVSGAWTFAVDLTLREGDNTVHLEAVDQSGGKGSQVTTVRYVPDTEPPQVQVVSPDEGLAISVRRVRVEAVATDNKRVAGVSYSLNGGAEQSLDAPANAEGTLAFEVTPRPGANVVTLKARDARGNTGESTVSFHFGGLASAGGLHSGTVRNGLVYTWGRNNRGQLGLGADVTTDQKNPQAVPGLESVTSIAFNQNFAMALTAGGEVWTWGENGDSQLGLGTPPVEGETRTPDVTPRYSATRVPGLTGAVAVGPGFRHSLVLMEDGTVRAFGNNQNGQLGDSTTASRDYPVVVSGLTDVVKVIGGSMHSAALKRDGTVWVWGRNDYGNLGTGVVDGDSHPLPNQVPGVTDVVDIANGRDHILAVHADGTVSAWGLDASGQLGTGALTPGGESATPVKVKNVTQARAVFANGNYSFARLADGSLMAWGQNHNGQLALGSTVQSHPEPTASSAEVAPLSSMGMGATHVIAVRGDGSVFAWGWNLNGSLGPDGVINSWSYPAPIPVPLP, translated from the coding sequence ATGAAGTTCCGTGCCTGCGCCCTGGCGCTTGTGGCCCTGTTCCTTTCCGCCTGCGGGTCGGACGTGGAGAACACGCCCGGCGTTCCCGCTCCCCCTCGCGTGACGGTGACCACCCCGGTGTCCGGCTTCGAGTCGGATGACGCCGTCGTCCGGCTGACCGGCCGGGTGAACGCGCCGGGGACACTGGCCGACCTGACCGCGCGATTGAACGACGGCGAAGCCGTTCCCGTGGATGCCACCGCGGTCAGTGGTGCCTGGACATTCGCCGTGGACCTCACCCTGCGCGAGGGTGACAACACGGTGCACCTGGAGGCGGTGGACCAGTCCGGGGGCAAGGGTTCCCAGGTGACGACGGTGCGCTATGTCCCGGACACCGAGCCGCCCCAGGTGCAGGTGGTGTCTCCGGACGAGGGCCTCGCCATCAGCGTGCGCCGCGTGCGCGTGGAGGCCGTGGCCACGGACAACAAGCGCGTGGCGGGCGTGAGCTACTCGCTCAACGGCGGTGCGGAGCAGTCCCTGGACGCCCCTGCGAACGCCGAGGGCACGCTGGCCTTCGAGGTGACTCCTCGGCCGGGCGCCAACGTCGTGACGCTGAAGGCGCGTGACGCGCGGGGCAACACGGGCGAGTCGACGGTGTCCTTCCACTTCGGCGGCCTGGCCTCCGCGGGCGGCCTGCACAGCGGCACGGTGCGCAATGGCCTTGTCTACACGTGGGGTCGCAACAACCGTGGCCAGCTCGGCCTGGGCGCGGACGTGACGACGGACCAGAAGAACCCGCAGGCGGTCCCGGGCCTGGAGTCGGTGACCTCCATCGCCTTCAACCAGAACTTCGCCATGGCGCTCACCGCTGGCGGCGAGGTGTGGACGTGGGGAGAGAACGGAGACAGCCAGCTCGGCCTGGGCACGCCGCCCGTGGAGGGCGAGACGCGGACGCCGGACGTCACCCCTCGCTACTCCGCCACGCGCGTGCCGGGGCTGACGGGCGCGGTCGCGGTGGGCCCGGGCTTCCGCCACTCGCTGGTGCTGATGGAGGACGGCACGGTGCGCGCCTTCGGCAACAACCAGAACGGTCAGCTGGGCGACAGCACCACCGCGTCGCGGGACTACCCCGTGGTGGTGTCGGGCCTGACGGACGTGGTGAAGGTGATTGGCGGCTCCATGCACTCGGCGGCGCTCAAGCGCGATGGCACCGTGTGGGTGTGGGGGCGCAACGACTACGGCAACCTGGGCACGGGCGTGGTCGACGGTGACAGCCACCCGCTCCCCAACCAGGTGCCGGGCGTGACGGACGTGGTGGACATCGCCAACGGCCGCGACCACATCCTCGCGGTGCACGCGGACGGCACGGTGTCCGCGTGGGGCCTGGACGCCAGCGGCCAGCTCGGGACGGGCGCCCTCACCCCGGGCGGCGAGAGCGCCACGCCGGTGAAGGTGAAGAACGTCACCCAGGCGCGCGCGGTGTTCGCCAACGGTAACTACAGCTTCGCGCGGCTCGCGGACGGTTCGCTGATGGCGTGGGGACAGAACCACAACGGCCAGCTCGCCCTGGGCTCCACGGTGCAGTCGCATCCGGAGCCCACGGCCTCCTCGGCGGAGGTCGCGCCGCTGTCCTCCATGGGCATGGGCGCCACCCACGTCATCGCCGTGCGCGGGGATGGCTCCGTCTTCGCCTGGGGCTGGAACCTCAACGGCTCGCTCGGCCCGGACGGCGTCATCAACAGTTGGTCCTACCCGGCCCCCATCCCGGTGCCGCTGCCCTGA